A DNA window from Polyodon spathula isolate WHYD16114869_AA chromosome 18, ASM1765450v1, whole genome shotgun sequence contains the following coding sequences:
- the LOC121330982 gene encoding allograft inflammatory factor 1-like, whose protein sequence is MMSAEDLELRQKQEAELSALNKEFLADLPFVNIPDLRGKLERLKWKFIEHDPQHSGQIDLLALGCAVQELGSPRTQAEFTALVQELTGNHGNNIPYRDFVMVMLGRHSSMCARMMRYSGVGCVEVKKPCLVLAGLPLGSPVNALPSPLSLLPPPPPPSPADGAIPVFPPA, encoded by the exons ATGATGTCAG CGGAGGACCTGGAGTTGCGTCAGAAGCAGGAGGCGGAGCTTAGTGCCCTCAACAAG GAATTCCTTGCAGACCTGCCGTTTGTCAACATCCCAGACCTGCGTGGCAAACTGGAGAGACTGAAAT GGAAGTTCATTGAGCACGACCCCCAACACAGTGGTCAGATCG ACCTGCTGGCTTTGGGATGCGCGGTGCAGGAGTTGGGGTCACCCAGAACGCAGGCGGAGTTCACAGCGCTGGTGCAGGAGCTCACAGGGAACCACGGCAACAACATCCCATACCGCGACTTCGTCATGGTGATGCTGGGCCGCCACTCCTCCATGTGTGCGCG GATGATGCGCTACAGTGGTGTCGGCTGTGTGGAGGTTAAGAAGCCTTGTTTGGTCTTGGCCGGACTCCCCCTGGGCTCTCCTGTAAATGCGctgccctcccctctctccctcctgccccctcccccgcccccctcccctgCTGACGGGGCCATCCCAGTGTTCCCCCCCGCCTGA